Below is a window of Nitrospira sp. DNA.
GGCATCCGAAGTGGCAGTTTGCCTTTGTGTTCAACATCAATCGCTGTTTGGCCTGTCAAACCTGTAGCATGGCCGATAAATCGACCTGGCTCTTCTCCAAAGGCCAGGAATACATGTGGTGGAACAACGTGGAGACCAAACCCTACGGCGGGTATCCCCAGTTCTACGACGTGAAGATCACGCAGCTGATCGAACAGGTCAATCCGGGTGGGCAGGTCTGGAACGTCCGGGTCGGACGGAAACACCATGCCCCCTACGGCGTGTTCGAAGGGATGACGATTTTCGATGCCGGGGCCAAGGTGGGCCAGGCCGCGATCGGCTATATTCCGACGGACCAGGAATGGCGGTTCGTCAATATCTATGAAGACACGGCCACCTCGATGCGCGCCCTGGTCGAGGGCATCGACAAGACCGGCTTCTCTCGGGATGAACCCTGGAAAATGACCGGCAGCAGCCTCCCGGAACATGAGACCTTCTTCTTCTATCTCCAACGCATTTGCAATCACTGCACCTATCCCGGTTGCTTGGCGGCCTGCCCGCGCAAGGCGATCTACAAGCGGCCGGAAGACGGGATCGTCCTGATCGACCAGAATCGCTGCCGGGGATATAAGAAATGTGTCGAGCAATGTCCCTATAAAAAACCTATGTATCGGGGGACGACGCGGGTCAGCGAGAAGTGTATCGCCTGTTATCCTCGAATCGAAGGGAAGGATCCGCTCACCGGCGGCGAACCGATGGAAACGCGCTGCATGGCGGCCTGCGTGGGCAAGATCCGGATGCAGAGCCTGGTGCGGATCGGCGAGGATGGGCTCTGGGCCGAAGACCGGTGGCATCCGCTCTACTATGCCATCCGGGTCGAGCAAGTGGCTTTGCCGCTGTATCCGCAGTGGGGGACCGAGCCCAATGGGTACTACATCCCGCCCCGGCATTCCCCCCGTGGCTATGCCCGGCAGATGTTTGGGCCTGGTGTGGACAATGCCATTGAAAAGTATCTGGTGCCGAGTCGGGAACTGTTGGCTGTACTCCAGCTCTGGCGCGCCAGCCAGCAGATCATCTTCCGGTACGATGTCATTCCGGGGCCGAAAGTCTTCGAAACCCAGATTCACGGGAAGCGGTTCGAGATGTACAACGATACGGTGTTGGGCTTCAATAAGTCGGGGAAAGAAGTGGCCCGCATTCAAGTCGAAGAGCCCATCTATATCCGGCCGGCCGAACGGGTGACCTGGCTGTAGCGCGACCTCAGGCGCAAGGCTCACAGGGGGCGACGTCCGTCAAGGGCGTCGCCCCCTGCTGTTCCTAACTGACTTCACTTGCTTGTAGTCGCCTGGGCTTCCATCCGGCTCTGGGAAAAGTCGGTTCGTGTGCTTCGACGAGCTCAGCGCGAACGGAAACCCTCAGCATATTCAATGACCGCTCCGTTCGTCCTGAGGCTCTCGAAGGATGAACGGAGGGGTTTTCCGCAGCCTGCTAGAACTGATTCCAGAGCATCTGATTTGTGACTTCGTGATGGAAGAGGACTTCCGAAGCCTTCACGATCGTCCCGAGCTCCTTCGAAGTTCGATCCGCCACCAATTGCTTGAAGCTCGCATACTTCTTCTTACTGTCGTCGCCGAGAATTGTGGCGATAAATTTCGACTCGTTGAACAGCGCAATCGCATCATTGATGTTGCCTGGAAGGAATCCACCGCGCACGCCGGTTGTCTGGTCCTGTTCCAAACGCTCCCCTTCCAAACCGGTCTTGAGCATGGTGTACAGCACGAGGTACGGGTTCGCATCGGGAGCGACCGAACGCAATTCGATGCGCGCCGTTTTCTCGTTGGCCATCGGGATGCGGATCATGGAGCCGCGATCGATCGCCGAGACCTTGATCTGGTTCGGTGCTTCAAAGTGCGGATCGAGCCGGCGATAGGCATTTACCGAGGGATTGAACACAAGACAGATCTCAGGCGCATGATTCAGCAGCTTGAGGATGAAGTCCCACGCCAGATCGGAGAGGCCGTCTTTCCCCTTCGCATCGTAGAACATATTCTTGCCGTTCTTGCTCAAGGAGAAGTTGGTGTGCATGCCGGACCCGTTGATCCCGACGAACGGCTTCGGGAGGAACGTCGCGGTGTGTCCCATGGAGCGGGCCACTTGACGACAGATCAGCTTGTACAGTTGCACCTGATCGGCTGCGCGCACCGCATCAGCATAGGAAAAGTTCATTTCAAACTGCGAGGGCGCGACTTCCGGATGATCTTTCTCGTTCTTGAAGCCCAACGCCCGCTGGGCTTCCGCCGACTTGTCGATGAACTGGCGAAGCGGATCCATCGGGAGCGAGTGGTAGTACCCGCCGGTTGAGATGAGCTTCAACCCCTGTTCGCGGTACCGTTGCTCGGCGTTCGGCCCTTCCACCAGAAAGCCTTCGATTTCACAGGCGGCATAGGCCGTCATGCCTTCCTTTTTCTTGAGGTGCTCCGTGAATGATTTCAACATGCCACGAAAGTCGCTGTGATATGGCGTCCGATCGCTGTTCAAAACCGACGCGAAGAAAATCACTTTCCCTGCTCCGATCACATCGGCGGGAAAGTAGCGGATAGACGACCAGTCGACGGCAAGGCGCAGGTCCGACTCATGTTGCGGCGTGAATCCCCTGATGGACGATCCATCGAACGTCAGATTTCCCAACGAGCCCAGCAGGAACTTCTTGTCGTAATCGAGCATGTGAAGGCGCCCCTCGATATCTGAGAAGCACAAGGTGACGGCTTTGATGTGCTTTTCCTTTTCTAGCCAGACCGTATATTCCTGTTCAAGATCCTTTGCCCCGGTCTTCTCGGCGCGCTCCGCCGCCTGGACATTCATCTCTTCGAGTTCCTCATACGGAATCTCGAGAAAACTCTTCAGCTCGGCCGCTGTCTTTGAAGTCATGGTTCACCTCACCAGTTCGTAGTATTTAAATAGTTGACATATACGCACACAGCTTACATCGTCCGGATGCTCCTTGGCTTCACGATCATCTCTACCGAGAAGACCACGAAGCGACCATCCGGACGGGAACGAGTCTGGCACACCTTGCTTAGGTATGCAATGTGGATTTGAGGACATGTGGATTTTGAGGAATGAGCAGGATCGATGTTCTTTCGAACTGGACCATGACGCGGCCGCTTCTCGCTGAACCGTTGATCTCTTATAGCAAGGCCCTGGACTCATCAATGGTCAGACCAGCATCACGAATAATGCCGCCCATTGTAATGGCGTTGACAGGATTGTGCCGAGGGATAGTGAGAATTCGCTGGCCATTGCTCATCACCAGGTGCTTGCTCTGACGGACGACCCGAAAGCCGGCTTTCTCGAGCGCGCTTGGCGTCAAGGTGATGAACTCCCGGGAGCTTAGGCAACGCTACACCGCGACTTCTATCTCACGCACGTCTTGTCCCTTGATTTCGTCTTCGACGGCGGCCAAGTACTCGCGGATGGCATCCTGGATATTTTGAATGGCTTCTTGCTCGGTCTCGCCCTGTGACCAACAGCCGGGAAGGCCAGGAACAGAGACGGCGAATCCTTCTTCTGATTTGTGTAAAGCAATTCGATATTTCATTGCTGCCTCTTTACTGTATCTGGCCCCTCTCTGTATCTGGCCCCCCTCTGTCTGGCCAGACCGTTCCAAGCTTGTCGCTCATTTCGAAACAGTGTAGGTAGCCAAGCATTGAAAGTCCAGACTAGAACTTTCCTTGGCGAATGAGGCTCACATTGGGAGTTGTGTGCTGGAGTTCGAGCGCAATTTTGATTTGATGATCCGTAATCCGCTGCCTCAAACTATTCAGGCGGATTCGCAGCTTCTTGTTGCGCCCCATGTCGTGCCTAGTGCCACAGACCGTACCGGTGCTTTTCAAGCTATGTCAACGAGTCATAGCACCTGGACACACCCCTCCACCGAGCGCCTCCGCACAGCGAGCGGGGCCCCACGGCTTGATCCATCCTCCATATCAGCCTACTGCAGAGAGACAGGCAGCCGTGGCTCCCTACGTAGGCGAGTGAGCCGAGTATCATTCGATCCATCCCGCGAGCCGATCTCTGCCGGCGGCTGGGGCGAACAACCGAAGGCCGCGCGTCCTCCAACAGGCGTTGCGCCTGAACCAGCAGGGGCCAGAACGGTTTTCGTAGAAGTGTCTAGCCGAGCTGTCTGAGTGAGGTGGACGGTGCGAGCTCTTTGTGCTAGGCTCGAAAAAGTGGACGCCTTCAACCTACAATGAGAGGTCTGGAGGTGTGAGATGGAACAGGTGCCGCGACAGCAGTATACAAAGGAATTCAGGGAGCAGGCAGTGCGGCTGGTCCTGGAACAGCCGTTGACGATTCCGGAGGCCGCCAGACGCCTGAGCATGTCGGGCAGGACGCTCGAGGGCTGGGTGTGTCGAGCTCGGCAGGGCCAGCTCGCGACGCTGGGCGAGAGCCGACGGCCCGTGACGGAGCTGGAGGCCGAGGTGTCTCGGCTCAAGCGCGATCTCGCTGAAGCGCGGATGGAGCGGGACATCCTAAAAAAAGCCACCGCGTACGTTGCGAAGGCGCAGCTGCCCGGTACGCGCTCATGAGGACGCTGCGTCTCCACTACCCGCTGAGTCTGTTGTGTCGAGTGCTGGAGGTATCCCGAAGCGGCTACTATGCCTGGCAGCATCGGCGGCCGTCGAAACGCGCCCAGGAGAATGTGCGGCTAGAAGTGGCGATCCAAGCTGCCCATGTGCGCACCCGGCACACGTATGGCCCGGAGCGCCTCCAGGCGGAATTGCGTGCGGACGGCTTCCCCGCCGGGATTGGGCGCATCAAGCGGCTACGCAAGAAACTGAGCCTCCGTTGCAAGCAGGTGCGCCGGTTCACGTGTCAAGGGTCATCCAAATTGCCCCAGTTATGGTCATCGAAAATTCCCCACCCCGTTAGGTTGTCGTTGACGCTTCTTCGACCCGCACAAGTCCGGCTTTGAGTTTCTCCTTCAGCCGGTAGGAATGGCCCCGGATGTTGATGGTGATCGCGTGGTGGAGCACCCGATCCAGGATCGCAGTCGCCAGCACCCGGTCGCCAAACACCTCGCCCCAAGCCCCGAAACTCTGGTTACTGGTCAAAATCATCGGCCCCTTCTCATAGCGGCGTGAGATGAGCTGAAAGAACAAGTTGGCCCCGGTGCGGTCAATGGGCAGATAGCCGATCTCATCAATGATCAGCAACCGGGGAATGGTATAGAGCTTCAGCTTGTCCTCCAGCCGATTCTCCGTGAGCGCCCGAGTCAGCGTAGCGATCATGGCGGCGGCTGTCGTGAACAACACCCGATAGCCCTGGGCAATGGCTTGCAGCCCTAGCCCGATGGCCAGGTGGCTTTTGCCCACACCGGGCGGCCCCAAGATCACGACATTCTCGCCGTGCTCGATGAAGTGGCAGGTCGCCACCTGCTGAATCTGCTTCTTATCCAACGAAGGCTGGTAGCTGAAGTCGAAGACCTCCAGACTCTTGACGAATGGAAATCGCGCCAAACTCGTCCGCATCGCAATGTTCTTCGCGGTCTTGGACGCGACTTCTTCGCCGAGCACCTGGTCGAGGAAGTCGGCATAGGGCAGCTCCTTGACGGCCGCTTCTTGTAAGAGGGCCTCCAGCCGCTCCCGACTCTTCAAGAGCCGTAGGCGCGTGAGTTGGTCACGGAGCCGTTCCAGTTGCGCCGCGTTCATGGCCGCCCCTCCTGCGACGCCGTGCGCTCACACACCGCCTCGTACCAGGCCAGATCCCGCACTTCGACCTCCGGCAAGGCATCGGGGCGAGGGGACCGATCGCTCACCGTGGACCGACGGTGGCGGGCGAGACGCGCACTGGCTCCAGGGCCGTGCTCGGGCTGGATTCGGAATTGGTGCTGGCCCG
It encodes the following:
- a CDS encoding nitrate oxidoreductase subunit beta, which encodes MPEVYNWQLGRKMLYPYEERHPKWQFAFVFNINRCLACQTCSMADKSTWLFSKGQEYMWWNNVETKPYGGYPQFYDVKITQLIEQVNPGGQVWNVRVGRKHHAPYGVFEGMTIFDAGAKVGQAAIGYIPTDQEWRFVNIYEDTATSMRALVEGIDKTGFSRDEPWKMTGSSLPEHETFFFYLQRICNHCTYPGCLAACPRKAIYKRPEDGIVLIDQNRCRGYKKCVEQCPYKKPMYRGTTRVSEKCIACYPRIEGKDPLTGGEPMETRCMAACVGKIRMQSLVRIGEDGLWAEDRWHPLYYAIRVEQVALPLYPQWGTEPNGYYIPPRHSPRGYARQMFGPGVDNAIEKYLVPSRELLAVLQLWRASQQIIFRYDVIPGPKVFETQIHGKRFEMYNDTVLGFNKSGKEVARIQVEEPIYIRPAERVTWL
- a CDS encoding type II toxin-antitoxin system HicA family toxin, with amino-acid sequence MTPSALEKAGFRVVRQSKHLVMSNGQRILTIPRHNPVNAITMGGIIRDAGLTIDESRALL
- the istB gene encoding IS21-like element helper ATPase IstB translates to MNAAQLERLRDQLTRLRLLKSRERLEALLQEAAVKELPYADFLDQVLGEEVASKTAKNIAMRTSLARFPFVKSLEVFDFSYQPSLDKKQIQQVATCHFIEHGENVVILGPPGVGKSHLAIGLGLQAIAQGYRVLFTTAAAMIATLTRALTENRLEDKLKLYTIPRLLIIDEIGYLPIDRTGANLFFQLISRRYEKGPMILTSNQSFGAWGEVFGDRVLATAILDRVLHHAITINIRGHSYRLKEKLKAGLVRVEEASTTT
- a CDS encoding glutamine synthetase family protein; amino-acid sequence: MTSKTAAELKSFLEIPYEELEEMNVQAAERAEKTGAKDLEQEYTVWLEKEKHIKAVTLCFSDIEGRLHMLDYDKKFLLGSLGNLTFDGSSIRGFTPQHESDLRLAVDWSSIRYFPADVIGAGKVIFFASVLNSDRTPYHSDFRGMLKSFTEHLKKKEGMTAYAACEIEGFLVEGPNAEQRYREQGLKLISTGGYYHSLPMDPLRQFIDKSAEAQRALGFKNEKDHPEVAPSQFEMNFSYADAVRAADQVQLYKLICRQVARSMGHTATFLPKPFVGINGSGMHTNFSLSKNGKNMFYDAKGKDGLSDLAWDFILKLLNHAPEICLVFNPSVNAYRRLDPHFEAPNQIKVSAIDRGSMIRIPMANEKTARIELRSVAPDANPYLVLYTMLKTGLEGERLEQDQTTGVRGGFLPGNINDAIALFNESKFIATILGDDSKKKYASFKQLVADRTSKELGTIVKASEVLFHHEVTNQMLWNQF
- a CDS encoding type II toxin-antitoxin system HicB family antitoxin, whose translation is MKYRIALHKSEEGFAVSVPGLPGCWSQGETEQEAIQNIQDAIREYLAAVEDEIKGQDVREIEVAV
- a CDS encoding transposase, with amino-acid sequence MEQVPRQQYTKEFREQAVRLVLEQPLTIPEAARRLSMSGRTLEGWVCRARQGQLATLGESRRPVTELEAEVSRLKRDLAEARMERDILKKATAYVAKAQLPGTRS
- a CDS encoding IS3 family transposase, with the translated sequence MRTLRLHYPLSLLCRVLEVSRSGYYAWQHRRPSKRAQENVRLEVAIQAAHVRTRHTYGPERLQAELRADGFPAGIGRIKRLRKKLSLRCKQVRRFTCQGSSKLPQLWSSKIPHPVRLSLTLLRPAQVRL